The Bacillota bacterium DNA window CGGTCGACTCCTGCTTCTTCCCGCTCTACGAGGTGGAGCGGGGGAAGACCACCCTCACCTACGACCCCGAGGCGCACGGCCGTCGCATCCCGGTGGAAGAGTGGCTGAAGAGGATGGGGAAGAGCCGCCATCTTCTCGAGGAGCCGGGCCGGGCGACGCTCCGCGCCTTCGCCGACGAGGTGGAGCGGCGCTGGCGGCGGCTGAAGGCGATGCACGAGAGCCCCTGGCTCTGAGCGGAGCGCGACAGGGAAGTCGGCGCCGGCGGAAGTCGAGATCGGATGACCAAGGGCAGGCGGTCCGCCGCGAGGCGGACCGCTCCCGCTTCTCACCGGCCCCCCCACAGCTTCCGGGGGGCCGCCCGCGAACGGACGAGATGCCTAGGCGAGCCGGACAGGCTGCGCCTCTGCCGGCTCGGGCTCCACCACCACGGCGGTCCCGTAGGCCAGGACCTCGGTCATGTTCTGGGCCAGCTCGGAGGAGTCGAACCGCGCGCCCAACACGGCGTTCGCTCCCAGGCCGGCGGCGTGCTGTCGGAGCCGGTCGACGGCATGCATGCGCGCGTTGTTGAGCATGTCGGTGTACTCGGGGATCTCCCCGCCACCCAGCGAGCGGAAGGCGGCGGAGATCTGGTAGCCGATGCCGCGGCTGCGAACCACCAGCCCCCACGTCAGCCCCAGCGTCTTGACCACGCGGTAGCCCGGCAGATAGGGCGTGCTGACCACCATCACCTGATCGGGCTGGACCTCGTCTACCACGGCGCCGCCTCCTCCTACGAGAGTCCCTTCGCCTTCCGCCACCAGCCTACCGGAAAGCAGGGTCCGAGGCGCGCGCTCCCGCGAGCGCCCCGCGTGCGGCGGACGCGCCACGCCGCGACCGCCGGCACCGCTGCCGAGGCACCGTCGGGACGGCGTGGGGGAGACAGGAATCCCGCAGGCGCGACGAAGAACATGCTTGGGAGAGAGGCGGGTGGAGGCCGATGCTGACCGGAATCGACCTGCGGACGATGCTTCTGGCGCTGCCGGGCCTTCTGCTGGGTCTGGTGCTCCACGAGTTCGCCCACGGGTGGACGGCCGACCGCCTGGGAGATCCCACGGCGCGCCACGCGGGCCGGCTCACCCTCAACCCGCTGGCGCACCTCGATCCGATCGGCACCGTCCTGCTTCTCCTCTTCGGCTTCGGCTGGGCGCGGCCGACGCCGGTCAACCCGTTCAACCTGCGCTCGCCCCGCCGGGATGACGTCCTGGTCACTGCTGCCGGTCCCGCCGCCAACCTGCTGGTCGCCTTCGCCGCGCTGCTGGCCTACCGGCTGCTTCCTGGGGCATGGGCGGAGGTAGGCGGCACAGCGCTCTCCACGGTCGCCGCGATCAACGTCTACCTGGCCGTCTTCAACCTGATTCCCGTCCCGCCGCTGGACGGTTCGCACATCCTGGCCGGGCTGATCGGCCTGCCGCCGGAGAGGAGCCTCCAGTTCCAGCAGGTCGGCTCGATGCTCCTCCTCTTGCTGGTGGCGACGCGCTGGGTGGGCCGGGTGCTGTCGCCGGTGGCGGGTTGGGTGCTGGGGCAGCTGGCCAGAGCGGCGGGGCTGGGATGAGGACCGCGCCGCCTGTGCCCGGCGTCGCGCCGAGGGCCGGCGACGGGACAGGACCAGCCCGGAGCGCCGGGGGAGCCACACCCTCGTCCCGCCCCGAGAGGAGGGACGGAGGGACCTTGAAGTCGCGACCAGGTGACCACAGCGGTTGACGGGCGGCGTCGGCAACGCACAAGTGCCCGCTTGAGGTCATGGATGCCGAGGGGAGCGTGCCCGCCGTCATGGCGGCGGAGGCGACAGGCGGCCGGAGTGACGCTGCTCAGGAAGCGGATCTCCAGCACCAGCTTGCCGACGGCGCCCGGTTCCAGCACGATCTCGTGGGCCCGCGCCGCCCCGGAGAGCGGGAGGCGCCGTCCCACGCGCGGGCGGAGGGTCCCGGCGCGGAGCGCGGCGCCCAGCCCCTCCTGGATCCGCCGGTACTCCTCGCGCGGCGTGTGGAAGAGGCTCAGGGCGACGATGGCGCCGCCGCTGTTCATCAGGTCGCGGGGGTTGACCTCCACCGGGCCCCGGGAGCCGACGACCACCACCCGGCCACCCGGCGCCAGGAGGGGCAGGTCGCGCCCCAGGTTCACGTGGGCCGCCATCTCCAGGATCAGGTCGAAACCGCGCCCGCCGGTCGCCTCCCGCGCCTCGTCCAAGGCGTCGTGAGGAAGCGCCGCCTCGACCCCCAGCTCCTCGACCAGCGCCCGCCCGGCCTCGCTCCCGGCGGTGCCCACCACGTGCATCCCGGCCGCCCGGGCCAGCTGGGCGGCTGCGGAGCCGACGGCGCCGCTGGCGCCGTGGACCAGGACCCAGTCGCCGGGCCGCCCGCGGCCGACAAAGTGGAGGGCGCGGAAGGCGGTGGTGGCGGGGATGCCCAGGGCCGCGCCTTCGGCGAAGCCGACGGTGTCGGGGAGCGGCCAGGCTTCCTCCCCGTCGACCACGGTCGCCTCCGCGTAGGTGGCGGCGCCGCCGGGCAGTCGGATGCCGGCGATGTAGACGCGGTCGCCGGGGGAGAGGCGGCGGACGCCTTCGCCCACTTCCTCGACCAGCCCGGCCCCGTCGAAGCCCGGCGTATAGGGCAGCTCCGGCAGTCGGGCGTACCGGCCGGAGCGGATGTAGGCCTCCACCGGGTTGACGCCGGCGGCGCGGAGGCGGACGAGAACCTGGCCGGGCCCGGGACGGGGGTCGGGGACCTCCTCCAGCCGGAGGACCTCCGGGCCGCCGAACTGGTGGACACGGATGGCTTTCACGCGGCATGATCCTCCTCTGCAGGCTTGGGAGCCACCTGCCGGCAGAATGCTACCAGGCGGCGGCTGCCGAAGGATGATCCCCCGGAGCAGCCGAGTGTGACCCGTCAGGCGAGGCGTCTCCGAAGGAGCCGCTCCGCAGCCTGGAACCGCGGCGCCAGCCCAGGCGAGGTGGGTTTCCAGCCGCATGCCGGCACTTCCTCCGCCGGGGGCCGCGGGGGCGGCCGCCTGCACCCACGCGCCCGCTCCGGCCCTGGCACGGTGCCACCCCTGGTGCACATCGATCCCGGACGCGGACGGCAA harbors:
- a CDS encoding heavy metal-binding domain-containing protein, yielding MVVSTPYLPGYRVVKTLGLTWGLVVRSRGIGYQISAAFRSLGGGEIPEYTDMLNNARMHAVDRLRQHAAGLGANAVLGARFDSSELAQNMTEVLAYGTAVVVEPEPAEAQPVRLA
- a CDS encoding site-2 protease family protein, whose product is MLTGIDLRTMLLALPGLLLGLVLHEFAHGWTADRLGDPTARHAGRLTLNPLAHLDPIGTVLLLLFGFGWARPTPVNPFNLRSPRRDDVLVTAAGPAANLLVAFAALLAYRLLPGAWAEVGGTALSTVAAINVYLAVFNLIPVPPLDGSHILAGLIGLPPERSLQFQQVGSMLLLLLVATRWVGRVLSPVAGWVLGQLARAAGLG